One Bos taurus isolate L1 Dominette 01449 registration number 42190680 breed Hereford chromosome 16, ARS-UCD2.0, whole genome shotgun sequence DNA window includes the following coding sequences:
- the CNTN2 gene encoding contactin-2: MGTPLGRKAHLLMLVAVALVSTPAWSSAWGSPATFGPVFEEQPLGLLFPEESTEEKVTLACRARASPPATYRWKMNGTEMKLEPGSRQQLVGGNLVIMNPSKAQDAGVYQCLASNPVGTVVSREAVLRFGFLQEFSKEERDPVKTHEGWGVMLPCNPPAHYPGLSYRWLLNEFPNFIPTDGRHFVSQTTGNLYIARTNASDLGNYSCLATSHMDFSTKSVFSKFAQLNLAAEDTRLFAPSIKARFPAETYALVGQQVTLECFAFGNPVPRIKWRKVDGSLSPQWATAEPTLQIPSVGFEDEGTYECEAENTKGRDTVQGRIIVQAQPEWLRVISDREADIGSDLHWACAAAGKPRPAVRWLRNGEPLTSQARVEVLAGDLRFSKLSLEDSGMYQCVAENKHGTIYASAELAVQALAPDFRLNPVRRLIPAARGGEVVIPCQPRAAPKAVVLWSKGTEILVNSSRVTVTPDGTLIIRNVSRSDEGKYTCFAENFMGKANSTGTLSVRDATKITLAPSSADINLGDNLTLQCHASHDPTMDLTFVWTLDDFPIDFDKPGGHYQRASVKETVGDLTILNAQLRHGGKYTCTAQTVVDSASKEATVLVRGPPGAPGGVVVRDISDTSVQLSWSRGFDNHSPIAKYTLQARTLPSGKWKQVRTNPTNIEGNAETAQVLGLTPWMDYEFRVLASNILGTGEPSGPSSKIQTKEAAPSVAPSGLSGGGGAPGELTVTWTPMSREYQHGGGFGYLVSFRRQGGTSWQTARVPGADAQYFVYSNDSIRPYTPFEVKIRSYNRRGDGPESLVAVVYSAEEEPRVAPPKVWAKAVSSSEMNVSWEPVQQDMNGILLGYEIRYWKAGAKAAAAERVRTAGLDTSALVTGLHASTKYHVTVRAYNRAGTGPASPSANATTMKPPPRRPPGNISWTFSSSSLSIKWDPVVPLGNESAVTGYKMLYQNDLHPTPTLHLTSKNWIEITVPEDIGHALVQIRTTGPGGDGVPAEVHIVRNGGTSMMVENSAVCPAPHPDAALTHSVAALILLGYLQL, translated from the exons ATGGGGACGCCCCTCGGGAGGAAAGCACACCTGCTGATGCTGGTAGCTGTGGCCCTAGTCTCCACGCCAG CTTGGAGCTCGGCTTGGGGATCCCCAGCTACCTTTGGGCCTGTCTTTGAAGAGCAGCCCCTTGGCCTGCTATTCCCAGAGGAGTCCACAGAGGAGAAGGTGACGCTGGCATGCCGCGCGCGGGCCAGCCCTCCGGCCACCTATAG gTGGAAGATGAACGGCACCGAGATGAAGTTGGAGCCAGGCTCCCGCCAGCAGCTGGTTGGAGGCAACCTGGTCATCATGAACCCCAGCAAGGCCCAGGATGCTGGCGTCTACCAGTGCCTGGCCTCCAACCCCGTGGGCACTGTCGTCAGCAGAGAGGCTGTCCTCCGCTTCGGCT TTCTGCAGGAATTCTCCAAGGAGGAGCGAGACCCAGTGAAGACCCACGAAGGCTGGGGGGTGATGCTGCCCTGTAACCCGCCCGCCCACTACCCAG GCTTATCCTACCGCTGGCTCCTCAATGAGTTCCCCAACTTTATCCCGACGGACGGGCGGCACTTCGTGTCCCAGACCACAGGGAACCTGTACATCGCCCGGACCAACGCCTCAGACCTGGGCaactactcttgcctggccacCAGCCACATGGACTTCTCCACCAAGAGCGTCTTCAGCAAGTTTGCTCAGCTCAACCTGGCCGCAGAAG ACACCAGGCTTTTtgctcccagcatcaaggcccgGTTCCCAGCAGAGACCTACGCGCTGGTGGGACAGCAGGTCACCCTGGAGTGCTTCGCCTTCGGGAA CCCCGTCCCCAGGATCAAATGGCGCAAAGTGGACGGCTCCCTGTCCCCGCAGTGGGCCACGGCCGAGCCCACCCTGCAGATCCCCAGCGTGGGCTTCGAGGACGAGGGCACCTACGAGTGTGAGGCGGAGAACACCAAGGGCCGCGACACCGTCCAGGGTCGCATCATCGTGCAGG CTCAGCCCGAGTGGCTCCGCGTGATCTCAGATCGGGAGGCTGACATCGGTTCCGATCTCCACTGGGCGTGCGCGGCCGCCGGCAAGCCCCGGCCGGCAGTGCGCTGGCTGCGGAACGGGGAGCCTCTGACCTCCCAG GCCCGGGTAGAAGTGCTGGCCGGGGACTTGCGGTTCTCCAAGCTGAGCCTGGAGGACTCTGGCATGTACCAGTGCGTGGCGGAGAACAAGCACGGTACCATCTATGCCAGCGCCGAGCTGGCGGTGCAAG CGCTTGCCCCCGACTTCAGGCTGAACCCCGTAAGGCGTCTGATCCCTGCAGCCCGAGGAGGAGAGGTCGTGATCCCCTGTCAGCCCCGGGCCGCTCCCAAGGCCGTGGTGCTCTGGAGCAAGGGCACTGAGATTTTGGTCAACAGCAGCAG AGTGACTGTGACTCCGGATGGCACCTTGATCATAAGAAACGTCAGTCGGTCCGATGAAGGCAAATACACCTGCTTTGCTGAGAACTTCATGGGGAAAGCCAACAGCACCGGCACCCTGTCTGTGCGAG ATGCAACCAAAATCACGCTAGCCCCCTCCAGCGCCGACATCAACTTAGGTGACAACCTGACCCTGCAGTGCCACGCCTCCCACGACCCCACCATGGACCTCACCTTCGTCTGGACCCTGGACGACTTCCCCATTGACTTTGACAAGCCTGGGGGTCATTACCAAAGGGCCAGCGTG AAGGAGACGGTTGGGGATCTGACCATCCTGAATGCCCAGCTGCGCCACGGCGGGAAGTACACATGCACGGCCCAGACAGTGGTGGACAGCGCGTCTAAGGAGGCCACGGTCCTGGTCCGAG GTCCGCCAGGTGCCCCAGGAGGCGTGGTGGTGAGAGACATCAGCGACACCTCTGTCCAGCTCAGCTGGAGCCGTGGCTTTGACAACCACAGCCCCATTGCCAAGTACACCCTGCAAGCTCGCACTCTGCCTTCAGGGAAGTGGAAGCAGGTTCGGACTA ATCCCACCAACATCGAGGGGAACGCCGAGACTGCCCAGGTGCTGGGCCTTACACCCTGGATGGACTACGAGTTCCGGGTCTTAGCCAGCAACATCCTGGGCACTGGGGAGCCCAGTGGACCCTCCAGCAAAATCCAGACCAAGGAAGCAG CCCCCTCGGTAGCCCCGTCGGGTCTCAGCGGAGGTGGTGGAGCGCCGGGAGAGCTCACCGTGACCTGGACG CCCATGTCCCGGGAGTACCAGCACGGAGGCGGCTTCGGCTACCTGGTGTCCTTCCGCAGGCAGGGCGGCACCAGCTGGCAGACCGCGAGGGTGCCTGGCGCCGACGCCCAGTACTTCGTCTACAGCAACGACAGCATCCGGCCGTACACGCCCTTTGAAGTCAAGATCCGCAGCTACAACCGCCGCGGGGACGGGCCCGAGAGCCTGGTGGCCGTCGTGTACTCGGCAGAGGAAG AGCCCAGGGTAGCCCCTCCCAAGGTCTGGGCCAAAGCGGTCTCTTCCTCGGAGATGAACGTGAGCTGGGAACCCGTGCAGCAAGACATGAACGGTATTCTCCTGGGGTACGAG ATCCGCTACTGGAAGGCCGGCGCCAAAGCAGCGGCCGCTGAGCGAGTGAGGACGGCAGGGCTGGACACCAGCGCCCTGGTCACGGGCCTGCACGCCAGCACCAAGTACCACGTGACTGTGCGGGCCTACAACCGGGCCGGCACCGGGCCTGCCAGCCCCTCTGCCAACGCCACGACCATGAAGCCGC CTCCACGGCGACCCCCTGGCAACATCTCCTGGACTTTCTCGAGCTCCAGCCTGAGTATCAAGTGGGACCCTGTAGTCCCGCTGGGTAATGAGTCTGCAGTCACGGGCTACAAG ATGCTGTACCAGAACGACCTACACCCGACTCCCACACTGCACCTCACCAGCAAGAACTGGATAGAAATCACAGTTCCCGAGGACATCGGCCACGCCCTGGTGCAGATTCGGACCACAGGGCCAGGAGGCGACGGGGTCCCGGCAGAGGTTCACATCGTGCGGAACGGAG GCACCAGCATGATGGTGGAGAACTCTGCGGTCTGTCCAGCCCCACATCCAGACGCCGCCCTCACCCACTCCGTGGCAGCGCTGATCCTCTTAGGCTACCTGCAGCTCTGA